The Polaribacter sp. KT25b genome contains the following window.
CTAAAGCACAATACAAACCATAAATTGGTGGCAACCCTGCAATTAGTGCATAAGCAATTCCTTGTGGAATTAAAATAATACCAACAGTCAAACCTGCAACTAAATCTCCTTTAAATAAAGATCTATTGTAGTTAGGTAACCAGTCTAAAATTGGTATTATTTTTTTTATGTTCATTTTCTTAAACTTTGCTACTTTTTTTACTTTAAAACTTTGAACTCTATTAAAATAACTCTCCCTGATTTCTACCTTTAACTCTTCCTAGGTGTTTATAAGCTAAATCAGTTACCTCTCTACCTCTTGGAGTTCTCATAATAAATCCTTGCTGAATCAAAAATGGTTCGTAAACTTCTTCAATAGTTTCGGTATTTTCAGAAACCGCAGTTGCAATTGTACTTAGACCAACTGGCCCTCCTTTGAATTTATCTATAATAGTTTCTAAGATTTTATTATCCATTTCATCCAAACCATGAGCATCAACATTTAAGGCTTTTAGAGCATATTTTGCTATTTGTATAGTTATAGTTCCGTCTCCTTTTATTTGTGCAAAATCTCTAACTCTTCTTAATAATGCATTTGCTATTCTTGGTGTTCCTCTACTTCTACCAGCTATTTCTATGGCGGCTTCCATAGAAATAGGAACTCCCAAAATATGAGAACTTCTTTGAATAATTGTTGTTAGTAATTCTGTTGAATAGTATTGTAATCTACTACTAATACCAAAACGTGCTCTCATTGGCGCTGTTAACAATCCAGATCGAGTTGTTGCTCCTATTAAAGTAAAAGGTTCTAAATTGATTTGAACTGTTCTGGCATTTGGACCAGATTCAATCATAATATCAATTTTATAATCTTCCATTGCTGAATATAAATACTCTTCTACAATAGGACTTAATCTGTGAATTTCATCAATAAACAAAACATCTCGTTCATCAAGATTTGTTAACAAACCTGCTAAATCTCCAGGTTTATCTAAAACGGGTCCAGAAGTAACTTTTATACCAACTTGTAATTCATTTGCTAAAATATGAGCTAAAGTTGTTTTCCCTAATCCTGGAGGCCCATGAAATAAGGTATGATCTAAAGCTTCTCCTCTCTGATTGGCTGCTTCAACAAATATTTTGAGATTGTCTAATGCTTGGTCTTGCCCAGTAAAATCATCAAAAGTAAGTGGACGCAATTTTTTTTCTACATCTAAATCTTCATTTGATAGATTGCTATTATCAGGATTTAAGTTTTCGTTCATAACTACAAAGATAAGAGATTTTAAAACAGGTTAAATGTACCTTTTGTTACAAAACAAAAAAACCTTTCCAGATATAGGAAAGGTTTTTTTATAAATTTTATATTTTACTAAGATGGTTCTTCACCATCTAATAAAGGTGTTGTTTGTAGTACAAAATCTTGACCGTGTAAATAATCACTATCATCATCATTTGCATCTACTCTTTTACTATAATCATAAGCCCATCTATGAACTTCTGGTAATTTTCCTGGCCAGTTTCCATGAACATGCTCTACAGGAGTTGTCCACTCTAACGTATTAGAATTCCAAGGATTCTGTGTTGCTTTTTGCCCTCTATAAATAGATATAAAGAAGTTTGCAATAAATATAATTTGTGCTAATCCACCAACTAAAGCAAAAATTGTAATTACTTTATTGATATCAGCTAAATCATCAAACAATGGAAAAGCTGTATTTGAATAATATCTTCTTGGTAAACCAGCTAAACCTATAAAGTGCATTGGCCAAAAAACACCATAAGCACAAATAATACTTAGCCAAAAATGCCAATAACCCATAGTTTTATTCATCATTCTACCATACATTTTTGGAAACCAATGATATACACCAGCAAACATTCCAAAAATTGCAGATACACCCATTACTAAGTGAAAGTGTGCAACTACAAAATAAGTATCATGAATTGCAATATCTAATGCAGAATCTCCTAAAACTAATCCTGTTAATCCACCTGTTACAAATGTTGAAACTAATCCGATAGAAAATAACATTGCAGGGTTTAATTGTAAATTACCTTTCCATAAAGTGGTAATATAATTAAATGCTTTTACTGCAGATGGAATTGCTATTAATAATGTTGTAAATGTAAATACAGATCCTAAGAAAGGATTCATACCAGAAACAAACATGTGGTGACCCCAAACAATTGTAGATAAAAATGCAATTGCCATTATAGACATTACCATTGCTCTATATCCAAAAATTGGTTTTCTAGAATTAGTAGATATAATTTCTGATGTAATACCTAATGCTGGTAATAACACAATATAAACTTCAGGGTGACCTAAGAACCAAAATAAGTGTTCATAAAGTACGGGCGAACCTCCTTGATAGTGTAGAACTTCTCCAGATATAAAGATATCTGATAAATAAAATGATGTTCCAAAACTTCTATCAAAAACTAATAATAATGCAGCTGATAATAAAACTGGAAATGAAACCACACCAATAATAGCTGTAATAAAAAAAGCCCATATAGTTAAAGGCAATCTTGTCATTTTCATTCCTTTTGTTCTTAAATTAAAAACTGTAACGATATAATTTAAAGAACCAATTAAAGAAGAAGCAATAAATATAGCCATAGAAACTAACCAAAGTGTCATACCTGTTCCAGAACCTGGAATTGCTTGTGGTAATGCACTTAAAGGTGGGTAAACCGTCCATCCCGCAGACGCTGGTCCAGCTTCAACAAATAATGAAATAACCATGATTATACTTGATAAAAAGAATAACCAATATGAAACCATATTTAAAAAACCAGAAGCCATGTCTCTAGCACCAATCTGCAAAGGAATTAATAAGTTTGAAAATGTTCCACTTAAACCAGCAGTTAGTACAAAGAAAACCATAATAGTACCATGAATAGTTACTATCGCCAAATAAATATCTGGGTTCATCACCCCGTCTGTTTGGTGAGGTCCTAAAAAAGCTTCAATAATTGAAAAAGATTTTTCTGGCCATGCAATTTGTAAACGGAATAACATAGACATAAATACACCAATGATACCCATAAACATTCCTGTTACAAGGAATTGCTTAGAAATCATTTTGTGATCTTGACTAAAAATATATTTTGTTACAAATGTTTCTTTATGATGATGTTCTGACATAATATTATTTGTATTGTATCTTTTAAATTATAATTATTGAATAACTGTTGCTAAAGTTGGTTGTTCTGCAATCCACTTATCATATTCATCTTGCTCTACAACAGTAATTTTCATTTGCATACTATAATGAGAAGCACCACAAATTTTATTACATAATAGCAAATAATCAAACTCATAAGGATCTTCTCCTTTAGCTTTTCTAATTTTATTAATGTTTGCAGTTTTTTCAACTACTTCAGACTGTTGTCTCATTTCTTCTGTAGTAAATTTAGGTGTGAAACCAAATTGGGTAACCATACCAGGTACACAGTTCATTTGAGCTCTAAAATGAGGCATATAAGCTGAGTGTAATACATCTTGAGAACGGAATTTAAAATGGACCTTTCTTCCTTTTGGTAAATATAATTCTGTAACTTGTTTATCGTCTAAAGAATTTTTATCAGACATATCAACCCCCATTGTATTTAGGCCTTTAATATAATTAACATTACCTAATCCTAAAGCATTGTCTTCACCAGCATAACGAGCATCCCATCTAAACTGTTGTGAATAAACTTCAATTACTACCGGATCTTCAGCATCTGATAAATCCATAATATTGTTCCATTGCCATAAACCATATCCAATTAAAACAACTAAAACAATTGCTGGGGTAACAGTCCATATTAATTCTAATTGGTGACTATCTGCATAAAATTTAGCTTTTCTATCCTTACTTCCTTTATATTTAAAAGTAAAATAAAAAATTAAAAATTGCATTGCAAACTGTACAATTCCAATTAACCAAAATGTAATATTAAATAAGTTATCATCATGTTCTCCTTCTATAGAAGCAGATTCAGGTAACATTATTACATTCATAAAGATTAAACAGTAAATCATTATTGCATAGAAAAACACCAAAAATAACAATGCATTTCTACCTTGTCTAGTGTTATCTTCATCCGTAGCAAGAACACTTCTAAAATTCATGATTCTAGTAATTTGCCATAAGCTTACACCTATTGCAACACCTATAAAAATATAAAATAGAGCTAACATATTTATCTTTTCTTAATTTATTTAATTCCTTTATTTATTAATGATGATCTGCAGAACCCTCTCCTCTGTGTTCTATATTGTAATAGTGAAAATGCTTACTTTCTTCTAAGAAAGGATTCCCTTTTGGTATTGGATTAGCTTTTGCAAAGGCGCTGAATACAGTGTAAATGAAAACACCTAAGAAAAACAATAGCGCACTAAATTCTGGAATACCAAAAGACCATTGTGCACCAACTGTTGCAGGCATAATCATAACAAAAACATCAACATAATGTCCAGCTAAAATTACAACACCTCCAATAACGACAAACCATGGAATACTCTTAAAATCACTATTTAATAATAACAATATTGGGAATACAAAATTCATACCTAACATTGCTAAGAATGGTAATTTATATTCATTAAATCTTAATGCAAAATATGTAGTTTCTTCAGGAATATCTGCATACCAGATTAACATAAATTGAGCAAACCACAAGTAGGTCCAAAATACAGAGAAACCAAACATAAATTTAGCTAAATCATGAATATGACTATCATTAACAGCAGGTAAAGCTCCTTTTGAACGTAAATAAATTGTTACAAATGCAATTACTGTTAAAGCACTTACTAATAAACTTGCTAAAACATACCATCCAAATAATGTAGAGAACCAGTGAGGATCTAACCCCATAATCCAATCCCAAGACATCATAGATTCTGAAATCATAAATAAAAATATGAATCCAACAGAAACATTATAGTTTAATTTAAATGTTTTATAACCATCATTTGCAGTATCTTCTTTAATAGAATTTTTACGGATAAACCATCTGTATGTATTCCATATAGCTAAATACAAAACACTTCTAATTGCCCATCCAGGCAGATTCATCCACCAAGATTTACCATCAATTATTGCATCATAATTTGGGCTTGTAGGATCAAAAACACCTTCTGCCATCCAAGGAAACATATGGTTTATATGTAAAACTGCAGCTATAATAACTCCAAGCATTACAATCGATGTAGGAACTAAATTAGCAGTAATTGCTTCCATTACTCTAAATAAAACAACAGACCAAGCAGATTGAGCAACTCTTTGTGAAGCATAAAAAGCTAAAACTAACAAAGTGATTCCTAAAAAGAAAAATAAAGAAACGTATAATGCAGACCAAGGTTTATTCTTTAGTTGATGATAAACATGTTCTGCATGTGCATCATCATGATTATCACCATGAGTATCTGCTACTTCATGATTTTCTTTTGTTACTTCATGATGCGCTTCATCAGAATGAGAAAAAGCTTCCTCTTTAACATCCATTTGATGAATGTCTTTTTTAACTTCTTCATGAGAAGTTGCATAGCCACCATCATGTGAAGCTTGATTTGCAATAATTTCTTTAGCTTCATCTAAAGAACTTGGTACATTCATAAAGCTTAAACCAATACCCAATGCACCAATAATTATTAATGCAATTGAGAATGTTTTTAATTTACCGGAGAATTGATACATATCTTTCGTATTCTATCTTTTTGTAATTATTGAATTAAATCAGTACGTAGTTTTTCAACATAGTGTACAATTTGCCAACGTTCTTTATAAGTTAATTGAGATGCGTGAGACCCCATTAAGTTTTTACCATGCATAATTACATGATAAATACTACCTGCATTAATATCTCTATCTTTATAGTTAGGAATCCCAGCAAACTTGTCTGCTTGAGATAAATAACCATTTCCATCTCCTTTACTTCCATGACAAGATATACAGTATATTGTATACATTGCTTTTCCGTTTTCTAAATTTTCTTCAGAAGCCTCATAAGGATTCCTTAATTCATTCTTTGCTTTCTCATATCCTTCATTAGTATTTGGGATATCATAAGCAGGATGACCACCTCTAGGGATAGTACCAGCAACTGGTTCTAGATTTACAGGTTCACCTTTTATACCATCAACACCATTGGGATCATAGGGAACAGATACATACATATCTGGCATATATTGTACTTGAGGTGTACGTTTATCGTTACAAGAAACAATACTTGTAAGAGTAACTAAAGCGATAATTAATTTTAATTTCTTCATTATTATTGATTAGTGCTTGTCTACTACATTAATTTCTACAGCGCCTGTTTTAGATAACAAAGCTTTTAACTCATCTACATTATTATGAACAGGAATTTCCATTAAAAAATGATCATCCGTAGTTCTTGGATCTGGATTTTCTGCTTCTTTAAATGGCCAAATTCTACTTCTCATATAAAAAGTAATTACCATTAAATGCGCTGCAAAAAACACCGTCAATTCAAACATAATTGGTACAAATGCTGGCATATTATCAAACCAAGAAAAACTAGGTTTACCTCCAATATCTTGAGGCCAATCCTGTATCATCATGTAATTAGTCATCCATATAGCAAATGATAAACCTGTAATTCCATAAAAGAATGCAGTAATTGCTAACCTAGTTGGAGCTAATCCCATTGCTTTGTCTAAACCATGAACTGGAAAAGGGCAAAATACTTCTTCAATATGATGACCATCTGCTTTTACAGTTTTAACTGCATCTAACACAACTTCGTCATCATTATAAAACGCGTGAATAACTTTTGATGATTCCATAATTATTCTTTTTCTGATTTATCTGATATACCTGCTACTTTAGCAACATTAATTACTGGTTTAGTTGGTATACCTTGTTCACTCCTCTTTTTATAAAACTCTCCAGAAGATTTTAATATCGTTTTTACTTCAGCTTGCGCGATAACAGGGAATGTTCTTGCATATAATAAGAACAATACAAAGAAGAATCCTATCGTTCCAACAAATATACCTACATCTACAAACGTTGGTTCAAAACGCCACCATGTAGATGGTAGATGCCCCTTACTTAATACAATTGCAATAATATCAAAACGCTCAAACCACATACCAATATTAATAGCAATCGAAATTATAAAAGTCCATATAAAACTCCTTCTAATTTTCTTAAACCAAAGTAATTGTGGTGTAATAATATTAAATATTATTAATGACCAAAATGCCCAAGCATATGGTCCTGTAGCAGCACCTACAGATAAGTATGTATAATTTTCATAAGGTGATCCTGTATACCAAGCAATAAAAAACTCTGTTGCATAAGCAACGGCAACAATACCTCCTGTTAAGATAATTACTATATTCATATATTCAACATGCATACGAGTAATGTAATCTTCTAAATTAGTTACTTTTCTCATAATACCTAATAAGGTTTGTACCATTGCGAATCCAGAGAAGATTGCTCCAGCTACGAAATAAGGTGGAAAAATAGTTGAGTGCCATCCTGGATTGATTGATGTAGCAAAATCCATAGATACAATTGTGTGCACAGAAAGCACTAATGGTGTTGCTAAACCTGCAAGTACTAAAGAGACCTCTTCAAAACGTTGCCAATCTTTTGCTCTTCCAGACCATCCAAAAGATAATAAAGCATATATTTTCTTTTGAAAAGGTTTCACAGCTCTATCTCTAATCATTGCAAAATCTGGCAATAAACCTGTCCACCAGAAAACTAATGATACAGATAAATATGTTGAGATTGCAAAAACGTCCCATAATAATGGTGAGTTAAAGTTTACCCACAATGACCCAAATTGATTTGGCATTGGTAAAACCCAATAACCGTTCCAAGGTCTACCCATGTGAATAATTGGAAACAATCCTGCTTGAAAAACAGCAAAAATTGTCATTGCTTCTGCAGAACGGTTAATTGCCATTCTCCATTTTTGACGGAACAATAAAAGTACTGCAGATATTAAAGTCCCTGCGTGACCAATACCAACCCACCATACAAAGTTTGTTATATCCCAAGCCCAACCAATGTTCTTGCTTAATCCCCAAACTCCAATACCAGTTCCAACTGTGTAAAAAATACATCCAAATCCCCAAAGCATTGCTGCTAAAGAAATATAAAATGCTATATACCAATTCTTGTTTGCTATACCTTCTATAGGTTTAGCAATGTCTTCGGTAATATCGTGATAACTTTTATCACCTAATACTAAAGGTTCCCTTATGGGTGCTTCGTAATGAGACATATTTTTATATCTTAATTTTAAATTACGCTTCGTTTGTATTTTTAACTTTCACTTGATAGATTACATTCGGT
Protein-coding sequences here:
- a CDS encoding cytochrome c oxidase subunit II; amino-acid sequence: MLALFYIFIGVAIGVSLWQITRIMNFRSVLATDEDNTRQGRNALLFLVFFYAIMIYCLIFMNVIMLPESASIEGEHDDNLFNITFWLIGIVQFAMQFLIFYFTFKYKGSKDRKAKFYADSHQLELIWTVTPAIVLVVLIGYGLWQWNNIMDLSDAEDPVVIEVYSQQFRWDARYAGEDNALGLGNVNYIKGLNTMGVDMSDKNSLDDKQVTELYLPKGRKVHFKFRSQDVLHSAYMPHFRAQMNCVPGMVTQFGFTPKFTTEEMRQQSEVVEKTANINKIRKAKGEDPYEFDYLLLCNKICGASHYSMQMKITVVEQDEYDKWIAEQPTLATVIQ
- the nrfD gene encoding NrfD/PsrC family molybdoenzyme membrane anchor subunit, which gives rise to MSHYEAPIREPLVLGDKSYHDITEDIAKPIEGIANKNWYIAFYISLAAMLWGFGCIFYTVGTGIGVWGLSKNIGWAWDITNFVWWVGIGHAGTLISAVLLLFRQKWRMAINRSAEAMTIFAVFQAGLFPIIHMGRPWNGYWVLPMPNQFGSLWVNFNSPLLWDVFAISTYLSVSLVFWWTGLLPDFAMIRDRAVKPFQKKIYALLSFGWSGRAKDWQRFEEVSLVLAGLATPLVLSVHTIVSMDFATSINPGWHSTIFPPYFVAGAIFSGFAMVQTLLGIMRKVTNLEDYITRMHVEYMNIVIILTGGIVAVAYATEFFIAWYTGSPYENYTYLSVGAATGPYAWAFWSLIIFNIITPQLLWFKKIRRSFIWTFIISIAINIGMWFERFDIIAIVLSKGHLPSTWWRFEPTFVDVGIFVGTIGFFFVLFLLYARTFPVIAQAEVKTILKSSGEFYKKRSEQGIPTKPVINVAKVAGISDKSEKE
- a CDS encoding quinol:cytochrome C oxidoreductase yields the protein MYQFSGKLKTFSIALIIIGALGIGLSFMNVPSSLDEAKEIIANQASHDGGYATSHEEVKKDIHQMDVKEEAFSHSDEAHHEVTKENHEVADTHGDNHDDAHAEHVYHQLKNKPWSALYVSLFFFLGITLLVLAFYASQRVAQSAWSVVLFRVMEAITANLVPTSIVMLGVIIAAVLHINHMFPWMAEGVFDPTSPNYDAIIDGKSWWMNLPGWAIRSVLYLAIWNTYRWFIRKNSIKEDTANDGYKTFKLNYNVSVGFIFLFMISESMMSWDWIMGLDPHWFSTLFGWYVLASLLVSALTVIAFVTIYLRSKGALPAVNDSHIHDLAKFMFGFSVFWTYLWFAQFMLIWYADIPEETTYFALRFNEYKLPFLAMLGMNFVFPILLLLNSDFKSIPWFVVIGGVVILAGHYVDVFVMIMPATVGAQWSFGIPEFSALLFFLGVFIYTVFSAFAKANPIPKGNPFLEESKHFHYYNIEHRGEGSADHH
- a CDS encoding DUF3341 domain-containing protein, with the protein product MESSKVIHAFYNDDEVVLDAVKTVKADGHHIEEVFCPFPVHGLDKAMGLAPTRLAITAFFYGITGLSFAIWMTNYMMIQDWPQDIGGKPSFSWFDNMPAFVPIMFELTVFFAAHLMVITFYMRSRIWPFKEAENPDPRTTDDHFLMEIPVHNNVDELKALLSKTGAVEINVVDKH
- the ruvB gene encoding Holliday junction branch migration DNA helicase RuvB; protein product: MNENLNPDNSNLSNEDLDVEKKLRPLTFDDFTGQDQALDNLKIFVEAANQRGEALDHTLFHGPPGLGKTTLAHILANELQVGIKVTSGPVLDKPGDLAGLLTNLDERDVLFIDEIHRLSPIVEEYLYSAMEDYKIDIMIESGPNARTVQINLEPFTLIGATTRSGLLTAPMRARFGISSRLQYYSTELLTTIIQRSSHILGVPISMEAAIEIAGRSRGTPRIANALLRRVRDFAQIKGDGTITIQIAKYALKALNVDAHGLDEMDNKILETIIDKFKGGPVGLSTIATAVSENTETIEEVYEPFLIQQGFIMRTPRGREVTDLAYKHLGRVKGRNQGELF
- a CDS encoding cytochrome c, which codes for MKKLKLIIALVTLTSIVSCNDKRTPQVQYMPDMYVSVPYDPNGVDGIKGEPVNLEPVAGTIPRGGHPAYDIPNTNEGYEKAKNELRNPYEASEENLENGKAMYTIYCISCHGSKGDGNGYLSQADKFAGIPNYKDRDINAGSIYHVIMHGKNLMGSHASQLTYKERWQIVHYVEKLRTDLIQ
- a CDS encoding cbb3-type cytochrome c oxidase subunit I produces the protein MSEHHHKETFVTKYIFSQDHKMISKQFLVTGMFMGIIGVFMSMLFRLQIAWPEKSFSIIEAFLGPHQTDGVMNPDIYLAIVTIHGTIMVFFVLTAGLSGTFSNLLIPLQIGARDMASGFLNMVSYWLFFLSSIIMVISLFVEAGPASAGWTVYPPLSALPQAIPGSGTGMTLWLVSMAIFIASSLIGSLNYIVTVFNLRTKGMKMTRLPLTIWAFFITAIIGVVSFPVLLSAALLLVFDRSFGTSFYLSDIFISGEVLHYQGGSPVLYEHLFWFLGHPEVYIVLLPALGITSEIISTNSRKPIFGYRAMVMSIMAIAFLSTIVWGHHMFVSGMNPFLGSVFTFTTLLIAIPSAVKAFNYITTLWKGNLQLNPAMLFSIGLVSTFVTGGLTGLVLGDSALDIAIHDTYFVVAHFHLVMGVSAIFGMFAGVYHWFPKMYGRMMNKTMGYWHFWLSIICAYGVFWPMHFIGLAGLPRRYYSNTAFPLFDDLADINKVITIFALVGGLAQIIFIANFFISIYRGQKATQNPWNSNTLEWTTPVEHVHGNWPGKLPEVHRWAYDYSKRVDANDDDSDYLHGQDFVLQTTPLLDGEEPS